A window of Variovorax paradoxus genomic DNA:
CTGCACGACGAAGTCGCCGCCACGCTGCGCGAGCAGATCTTCGACGGCACCCTGGCGCCCGGCAGCTTCGTGGACGAGATCGCGCTGTGCGAGCGGCTCTCCATTTCGCGCACGCCGCTGCGCGAGGCGCTCAAGGTGCTCACCGCCGAAGGCCTGCTTCGGCACGAGCCGCGCCGCGGCTGCTTCGTGAGGGAAGTGACGGAGCGCGACCTCGACGAGATCTTCCCGGTCATCGCGCTGCTCGAAGGCCGCTGCGCCTACGAAGCCGCCCGCAACGCCAGCGACGCCGAGCTGCACGAGCTCGACGCGCTGCACGAGCGGCTGGTGCGCCATGCCAAGGCGCGCCGCATCAACGACTACTACGCCACCAACCACCTCATTCACGAGGCGATCATCACGCTCGCCGACAACAAGTGGCTGGCCCAGGTGATCGGCGACCTGCGCAAGATACTGAAGCTCGCGCGCCTGCAGCAGCTGCATGCGCCCGGGCGGCTGGAGCAGAGCCTTTCCGAGCATCTGGCCGTGTTCGCGGCCCTGAAGGCACGCGACAGCGAAGGCGCCGACGCCGCCATGCGCACCCACATGCTGCGCCAGCGCGAGGCACTGCGCGAAGTGATGCGCCACCAGAAATCCAGG
This region includes:
- a CDS encoding GntR family transcriptional regulator, translating into MRLVPNSLHDEVAATLREQIFDGTLAPGSFVDEIALCERLSISRTPLREALKVLTAEGLLRHEPRRGCFVREVTERDLDEIFPVIALLEGRCAYEAARNASDAELHELDALHERLVRHAKARRINDYYATNHLIHEAIITLADNKWLAQVIGDLRKILKLARLQQLHAPGRLEQSLSEHLAVFAALKARDSEGADAAMRTHMLRQREALREVMRHQKSRVMS